Sequence from the Pseudomonadota bacterium genome:
CGTCGAGCCACTGCACATGGCCGCGTGTGACGGTCACGATCAGGGGCGCGCGCTTGTGTGCGACGAGGCCGTCGAGGGTCTTCCAGTGATGCACGAGGCAGGCGGCCTGCTCCTCGCCACGCATGCTCGTGGCGGCGAGGCAGACGTAGCGCGCGCACGCACGGCGCAGGGCCGCGAGCTCCTCCTGGTCGCGCCGGATGTTCTTGTCTTTGGTGACGATGACCCAGCCGAGCGCGCTCACCTCCACGATCCAGCGTGCGTCGGGGACTTTGGGGTCGTCCGGATACAGATCGGTGTACGTCCGGACGTCCACGCCGTGCTTGCGCAGCGCGGCCGGTACGACGGCGGTGCCCAGGCAACGGTCGACCCAGTACGTTCGCCCCGGAGGCACCCGTCAAGCGGCCCGGCGCAGGGCCTCGAAGCGAACGGCGTCCTCGATCTCCGACGCCTCGACCGCGAAGTCGGCGGCCAGCTCGTCCGTGGAGTCGCCGGCGAGGAAGCGGTCTGCGATGGCTGCGGTCTCGATGTTGGCGGAGGCGAGCACAGGCCGCCCGAAATGCCGCCTGGGGTCGATGAGGATCGAGCGCTCCCGCGAGCCATCCTGGCGCACGATCGGGTAGAGGCGCGCGGCGAGGCCCTGCTCGTCGCGTTCGATTCGCTCCAAGTGTCTCTCGACCATGGGCCTGAGCACGACCTCGGAGCTCGAGGCACTGATGAGCTTGCCCAGGTACTCGACGTAGACGTGCACGCAGTCGGTGTGGGTATCCACATCGGCGAGGGGGTGGTTCGTGTGCATGGCATCGCGGATGAAGCGGGTCGCGGCGCGGATGCGGTCGACGCGCACACGCCGGCCGCGCAAGACGCTGAGCACGTGCAGCTCG
This genomic interval carries:
- a CDS encoding DUF433 domain-containing protein yields the protein METSPDIYDGKAPRELAFYTGAEAARIVRVRPGTLRAWAFGRSYPTADGSKRWPPLIRAASPKRRRLSFANLVELHVLSVLRGRRVRVDRIRAATRFIRDAMHTNHPLADVDTHTDCVHVYVEYLGKLISASSSEVVLRPMVERHLERIERDEQGLAARLYPIVRQDGSRERSILIDPRRHFGRPVLASANIETAAIADRFLAGDSTDELAADFAVEASEIEDAVRFEALRRAA